The following DNA comes from Moritella sp. 24.
CAGTGAATGGTATCACCCAACGCTTAATTGGTAATCCTCATATTCAAGTAAATGGCATTGAAGGTCTATCATTAAATAAATGGTATATGGTCATCTCAAATCATCAATCATGGGTTGATATTTTAGTCTTACAACGCGTGCTTAACGGCCAGATTCCATTTTTAAAATTCTTTCTAAAAAAAGAGCTAATTTGGGTTCCCTTTCTAGGCCTTGCTTGGTGGGCGTTAGATTTCCCTTTCATGAAGCGCTACAGCAAAAAGTTTTTACAAAAGAATCCACACATGCGTGGTAAAGACATTGAAACAACTAAAAAAGCTTGTGCCAAATTCAAACACAAGCCAGTAAGTGTGATGAATTTTGTTGAAGGGACACGGTTTACTCAAGATAAACACACCCAACAAGCCTCTACATTTAAGCATTTATTAAAACCCAAAGCAGGCGGAATCGCATTTGCACTCGATGCAATGGGCGGACAACTCGACACTTTAGTGAATGTTACGATTCACTATCCACAAGGTATTCCCACCTTTTGGCAGTTTATTAGTGGTCAGGTCAAGCAGATCCAAGTACAAGTGAGTACACAAGATATTAACTCAAGTTATATTGGTGACTACACGAATGACAAAGATTTTCAGGCGAATTTCCAGCAATGGATAAATGAACTATGGGTTAATAAAGACCAAGAACTCGATCAACTTAAGCAGGCTGCAAACTAAATGATTAATTTTCTGCCTACGTTTATTTTAATGATCATTAGTACATCATTAGTCGTTATTAACATTGTTTGCTCATTAACGCTTATCAGTATCACAGGGCTCATTAAGTTTATTTTACCGTTTAGCCCAGTACAAAAAGTTTCTCGGAAAATTGCAGATCGATTACTCGGAGTCTGGGTTTTCATTAACACTTGGATGATCTCATTCATCAATAAAGTTGAATGGGATATTAAAATTAACGGCGATTTAAATAAAAAGAGCTGGTACTTATTGATTTCCAATCACCATAGCTGGACTGACATTGTCATTCTATTTTCAGTCTTTGCGAATAAGATCCCGTTGCCTAAATTCTTTGTAAAACAAGAAGTTTTATATATTCCCTTCGTTGGCACCGCTTGCTGGGCCTTAGACATGCCCTTCATGAAACGCTACAGCAAACAAAAGTTAGCTAAAAAGCCACACTTGAAAGGGAAAGATATGGCAAGTGCACGTAAAG
Coding sequences within:
- a CDS encoding acyltransferase encodes the protein MLSTFTQKVAGAIAFICYLLNTIFWLIPIVIFSLLKSIIQFKSAQKVLNHLLDGCASNWISVNGITQRLIGNPHIQVNGIEGLSLNKWYMVISNHQSWVDILVLQRVLNGQIPFLKFFLKKELIWVPFLGLAWWALDFPFMKRYSKKFLQKNPHMRGKDIETTKKACAKFKHKPVSVMNFVEGTRFTQDKHTQQASTFKHLLKPKAGGIAFALDAMGGQLDTLVNVTIHYPQGIPTFWQFISGQVKQIQVQVSTQDINSSYIGDYTNDKDFQANFQQWINELWVNKDQELDQLKQAAN
- a CDS encoding acyltransferase; its protein translation is MINFLPTFILMIISTSLVVINIVCSLTLISITGLIKFILPFSPVQKVSRKIADRLLGVWVFINTWMISFINKVEWDIKINGDLNKKSWYLLISNHHSWTDIVILFSVFANKIPLPKFFVKQEVLYIPFVGTACWALDMPFMKRYSKQKLAKKPHLKGKDMASARKACAKAKLAPTTIVNFAEGTRFTEAKKQHTKSPFRYLLPPKSGGIALSLASMGSTLDQILDVTIIYPDNPDSPFKDLLQGKLKRIIIRVETIEVTSDLQGDYENDAQFKQHFQQWVTSIWHRKDQLISDFHQRI